A single region of the Grus americana isolate bGruAme1 chromosome 3, bGruAme1.mat, whole genome shotgun sequence genome encodes:
- the CEP68 gene encoding centrosomal protein of 68 kDa isoform X1, translating into MESSACRSSVPMAVDVGKSLSEASLSRKAKGDGRWDCAEVETDYPELANSLHRLLGVEEAKPCPQGTESVAMSGRSHLATGITQGGSSYCPEVSSAPTSRFPRARASLSETETLIYRATDGGDVPRHVGHRFLSSEDQQVKALGCWELVSSPPSRRSSAGESILAGGCHDARAGRWNRRLGAQSPFSSTPELLRPQTAPSPESTLRSRSALSFSTLSSEENGLSKEPVRSLQASTDMPSPAATAARDLCCRWGAAEDRVPRARKPFSPLLDDRTTMERIREMSSYQADYWACAIPDSLPPSPDRSSPHWNPNKEYEDLLDYAYPLKPRYKLGKIPEPFFHDSGIGLDSFSVSPEGTSRSTSIYGRGGQARGSGENGRRTFVASAERFSTLGPGKRGCSGADSYYEPLPIAKASFAKSASSHHSRGFAKDVTTAGPGSFGLPAADGRSCCTRRSSFPNYKGQVKSSNRFLPTTRVLPLRKEWEGDEEFLSLPPRLRELERLAQFLSNLSLTIRTPGHDHPNLPCHSDGRQPLSSEMAPFGEAGGRDERGNIEDYGPWQPCSSRKPSWENTESCGRIHRASSLRGLHLPTGLRDALDGTYLNEPQVKGNLKKSQQSESLAQCIKMFCCQLEELIRWLYNVADITDSWVPAMPAAESVKASLHRYLEFRKDVADHRSLTESVLERGEALLDCMASNSPALKDTLGLIAKQSEELETHAEHLYESVLAAVGPMQGEDGMEDEGVQQTSAQWVPPLSDLGFVSQSRDG; encoded by the exons ATGGAG AGCTCAGCTTGCAGAAGTTCTGTCCCGATGGCCGTGGATGTGGGAAAATCACTTTCTGAAGCCTCACTGAGCAGGAAGGCCAAGGGCGATGGCAGGTGGGACTGCGCAGAGGTGGAGACGGACTACCCGGAGCTCGCGAACAGCCTGCACCGGCTTTTAGGGGTAGAGGAAGCCAAGCCCTGCCCGCAAGGGACGGAGAGTGTGGCAATGAGCGGACGCAGTCACTTGGCCACTGGTATTACCCAGGGAGGCTCAAGCTACTGCCCAGAAGTGTCTTCAGCACCCACATCCAGATTTCCCAGAGCAAGAGCAAGCCTCTCAGAGACAGAGACGTTAATTTATAGAGCTACCGATGGTGGTGATGTGCCTCGTCATGTTGGCCACCGGTTCCTTTCCTCAGAAGACCAGCAG GTGAAGGCATTGGGCTGTTGGGAGCTGGTGTCCAGCCCTCCCAGCCGGCGCAGCTCTGCAGGGGAGAGCATCCTTGCTGGTGGCTGCCACGATGCCCGTGCTGGCCGGTGGAACCGAAGGCTGGGAGCTCAATCCCCATTTTCCTCCACCCCGGAGCTCCTGCGGCCCCAAaccgcccccagccccgagaGCACCCTGCGGAGCCGCTCCGCATTGAGCTTCTCCACTCtgtcatcagaagaaaatggccTCTCCAAAGAGCCGGTCCGAAGCTTGCAGGCCAGCACGGACATGCCTTCTCCTGCGGCCACCGCCGCCCGGGACTTGTGTTGCCGGTGGGGTGCAGCAGAAGACAGGGTGCCGCGGGCGCGCAAGCCCTTCAGTCCTCTGCTTGATGACCGCACCACCATGGAGCGCATCAGAGAGATGTCGTCCTACCAAGCTGATTACTGGGCCTGTGCCATACCGGATTCATTACCCCCATCTCCAGACCGCAGTTCACCCCACTGGAACCCCAATAAAGAGTATGAGGACCTGCTGGATTATGCTTATCCGCTGAAGCCAAGATACAAGCTGGGTAAGATACCGGAGCCTTTCTTCCATGACTCAGGAATAGGTTTGGACAGCTTTTCTGTTTCCCCCGAGGGCACATCGAGGTCCACCAGTATCTATGGCCGAGGTGGGCAGGCTCGGGGAAGTGGAGAAAATGGACGTCGGACGTTTGTGGCCTCTGCAGAAAGGTTCTCCACCCTGGGGCCTGGAAAAAGAGGCTGCTCAGGAGCTGACTCGTACTATGAACCTTTACCTATTGCAAAAGCATCCTTCGCAAAGAGTGCTTCCTCTCATCATTCTAGAGGTTTTGCTAAGGATGTAACGACAGCTGGGCCAGGTTCCTTTGGCCTCCCTGCTGCGGATGGGAGAAGCTGCTGTACCAGAAGGAGCTCCTTCCCCAACTACAAAGGGCAGGTGAAAAGCAGTAATAGGTTTTTACCGACAACGCGAGTGCTCCCTCTGAGGAAAGAGTGGGAGGGTGATGAAGaatttctctccctgcctccgAGACTGCGGGAGCTGGAAAGGCTGGCTCAGTTTTTGTCCAATCTTTCTTTAACTATAAGGACACCTGGGCACGATCACCCTAACCTTCCATGTCACAGCGATGGTAGGCAGCCCCTTTCGTCAGAGATGGCTCCTTTTGGAGAAGCGGGTGGCAGGGATGAAAGAGGGAATATTGAGGATTATGGTCcctggcagccctgcagctctcgAAAGCCCAGCTGGGAAAACACTGAATCGTGTGGCCGGATCCACAGGGCTTCATCTCTGCGGGGGCTTCATCTACCGACTGGTCTCAGGGACGCGTTGGATGGGACGTACCTAAACGAACCGCAGGTCAAGGGGAATCTGAAGAAGAGCCAGCAGAGCGAGTCCCTTGCCCAGTGCATTAAG ATGTTTTGCTGCCAGCTGGAAGAGCTTATTCGTTGGCTGTACAACGTCGCGGACATCACTGACAGCTGGGTCCCAGCCATGCCGGCCGCCGAGAGCGTGAAGGCATCACTGCACCGCTACTTG gaGTTCAGGAAAGACGTGGCTGACCACCGGAGCCTAACAGAGAGCgtgctggagaggggagaagcTCTGCTTGACTGTATGGCATCAAATTCGCCAG ctctgaaaGACACGCTGGGTTTGATTGCAAAACAGTCAGAAGAGCTGGAAACCCACGCGGAGCACTTGTACGAGTCTGTTCTAGCGGCTGTGGGTCCCATGCAGGGCGAGGACGGGAtggaggatgagggggtgcagcagacatctgctcagtgg gtgccACCTCTGTCAGACCTGGGCTTTGTTAGCCAGTCCCGGGATGGCTGA
- the CEP68 gene encoding centrosomal protein of 68 kDa isoform X2, whose product MAVDVGKSLSEASLSRKAKGDGRWDCAEVETDYPELANSLHRLLGVEEAKPCPQGTESVAMSGRSHLATGITQGGSSYCPEVSSAPTSRFPRARASLSETETLIYRATDGGDVPRHVGHRFLSSEDQQVKALGCWELVSSPPSRRSSAGESILAGGCHDARAGRWNRRLGAQSPFSSTPELLRPQTAPSPESTLRSRSALSFSTLSSEENGLSKEPVRSLQASTDMPSPAATAARDLCCRWGAAEDRVPRARKPFSPLLDDRTTMERIREMSSYQADYWACAIPDSLPPSPDRSSPHWNPNKEYEDLLDYAYPLKPRYKLGKIPEPFFHDSGIGLDSFSVSPEGTSRSTSIYGRGGQARGSGENGRRTFVASAERFSTLGPGKRGCSGADSYYEPLPIAKASFAKSASSHHSRGFAKDVTTAGPGSFGLPAADGRSCCTRRSSFPNYKGQVKSSNRFLPTTRVLPLRKEWEGDEEFLSLPPRLRELERLAQFLSNLSLTIRTPGHDHPNLPCHSDGRQPLSSEMAPFGEAGGRDERGNIEDYGPWQPCSSRKPSWENTESCGRIHRASSLRGLHLPTGLRDALDGTYLNEPQVKGNLKKSQQSESLAQCIKMFCCQLEELIRWLYNVADITDSWVPAMPAAESVKASLHRYLEFRKDVADHRSLTESVLERGEALLDCMASNSPALKDTLGLIAKQSEELETHAEHLYESVLAAVGPMQGEDGMEDEGVQQTSAQWVPPLSDLGFVSQSRDG is encoded by the exons ATGGCCGTGGATGTGGGAAAATCACTTTCTGAAGCCTCACTGAGCAGGAAGGCCAAGGGCGATGGCAGGTGGGACTGCGCAGAGGTGGAGACGGACTACCCGGAGCTCGCGAACAGCCTGCACCGGCTTTTAGGGGTAGAGGAAGCCAAGCCCTGCCCGCAAGGGACGGAGAGTGTGGCAATGAGCGGACGCAGTCACTTGGCCACTGGTATTACCCAGGGAGGCTCAAGCTACTGCCCAGAAGTGTCTTCAGCACCCACATCCAGATTTCCCAGAGCAAGAGCAAGCCTCTCAGAGACAGAGACGTTAATTTATAGAGCTACCGATGGTGGTGATGTGCCTCGTCATGTTGGCCACCGGTTCCTTTCCTCAGAAGACCAGCAG GTGAAGGCATTGGGCTGTTGGGAGCTGGTGTCCAGCCCTCCCAGCCGGCGCAGCTCTGCAGGGGAGAGCATCCTTGCTGGTGGCTGCCACGATGCCCGTGCTGGCCGGTGGAACCGAAGGCTGGGAGCTCAATCCCCATTTTCCTCCACCCCGGAGCTCCTGCGGCCCCAAaccgcccccagccccgagaGCACCCTGCGGAGCCGCTCCGCATTGAGCTTCTCCACTCtgtcatcagaagaaaatggccTCTCCAAAGAGCCGGTCCGAAGCTTGCAGGCCAGCACGGACATGCCTTCTCCTGCGGCCACCGCCGCCCGGGACTTGTGTTGCCGGTGGGGTGCAGCAGAAGACAGGGTGCCGCGGGCGCGCAAGCCCTTCAGTCCTCTGCTTGATGACCGCACCACCATGGAGCGCATCAGAGAGATGTCGTCCTACCAAGCTGATTACTGGGCCTGTGCCATACCGGATTCATTACCCCCATCTCCAGACCGCAGTTCACCCCACTGGAACCCCAATAAAGAGTATGAGGACCTGCTGGATTATGCTTATCCGCTGAAGCCAAGATACAAGCTGGGTAAGATACCGGAGCCTTTCTTCCATGACTCAGGAATAGGTTTGGACAGCTTTTCTGTTTCCCCCGAGGGCACATCGAGGTCCACCAGTATCTATGGCCGAGGTGGGCAGGCTCGGGGAAGTGGAGAAAATGGACGTCGGACGTTTGTGGCCTCTGCAGAAAGGTTCTCCACCCTGGGGCCTGGAAAAAGAGGCTGCTCAGGAGCTGACTCGTACTATGAACCTTTACCTATTGCAAAAGCATCCTTCGCAAAGAGTGCTTCCTCTCATCATTCTAGAGGTTTTGCTAAGGATGTAACGACAGCTGGGCCAGGTTCCTTTGGCCTCCCTGCTGCGGATGGGAGAAGCTGCTGTACCAGAAGGAGCTCCTTCCCCAACTACAAAGGGCAGGTGAAAAGCAGTAATAGGTTTTTACCGACAACGCGAGTGCTCCCTCTGAGGAAAGAGTGGGAGGGTGATGAAGaatttctctccctgcctccgAGACTGCGGGAGCTGGAAAGGCTGGCTCAGTTTTTGTCCAATCTTTCTTTAACTATAAGGACACCTGGGCACGATCACCCTAACCTTCCATGTCACAGCGATGGTAGGCAGCCCCTTTCGTCAGAGATGGCTCCTTTTGGAGAAGCGGGTGGCAGGGATGAAAGAGGGAATATTGAGGATTATGGTCcctggcagccctgcagctctcgAAAGCCCAGCTGGGAAAACACTGAATCGTGTGGCCGGATCCACAGGGCTTCATCTCTGCGGGGGCTTCATCTACCGACTGGTCTCAGGGACGCGTTGGATGGGACGTACCTAAACGAACCGCAGGTCAAGGGGAATCTGAAGAAGAGCCAGCAGAGCGAGTCCCTTGCCCAGTGCATTAAG ATGTTTTGCTGCCAGCTGGAAGAGCTTATTCGTTGGCTGTACAACGTCGCGGACATCACTGACAGCTGGGTCCCAGCCATGCCGGCCGCCGAGAGCGTGAAGGCATCACTGCACCGCTACTTG gaGTTCAGGAAAGACGTGGCTGACCACCGGAGCCTAACAGAGAGCgtgctggagaggggagaagcTCTGCTTGACTGTATGGCATCAAATTCGCCAG ctctgaaaGACACGCTGGGTTTGATTGCAAAACAGTCAGAAGAGCTGGAAACCCACGCGGAGCACTTGTACGAGTCTGTTCTAGCGGCTGTGGGTCCCATGCAGGGCGAGGACGGGAtggaggatgagggggtgcagcagacatctgctcagtgg gtgccACCTCTGTCAGACCTGGGCTTTGTTAGCCAGTCCCGGGATGGCTGA